The window CGAAGGCCCGAGAGTTTTATCTGGACTTTCTCGGCTTCACGGTCGACTGGGAGCATCGCTTCGACGGCGTGTCGCCGATCTACATGCAGATTTCGCGAGCGGGCCTCACGCTGCATCTATCGGAGCATCACGGCGATTGCTGCCCTGGCTCGACGGTCTTCGTGCGCGTGACCGGACTCGAGGAATATCACCGCGAGATCATGGCCAAGGGCTATGGCTACCTGCGGCCGGGGATTGAGAAAACCTTTTACGGATCGATGTGCCTGGAGCTCATCGATCCGTTTGGGAATCGGCTGCGGTTGGATGAAGCGCTGCCGAAAGTGTAGTCATCACGCTCCGCGTGGTGCGCGCCACACGGAGTGTGGCGACGAAACTATCCGAGAATTTTCTTCTTCAGCCCGGCGAGCAGTTCCAGCGCACCGCCGATTTCGGCTTTTTGACGAACCGGATCCTGCGGGATTTCGCGCTCGATGGTCAACGGGCCGGTGTAGCCGATTTCTTGCAGCGTGCGGAGGTAGTTCTCCATGCCGACGTCGCCCTGGCCGAGGGCGACTTCCTGGCCCCATTCCTGGCCGGGGTTCTTCGCCCATTTGCCGTCCTTGCAGTGGACGCTGCGGACGTACTTGCCGACCTTGCGGAGCGCGGCGATCGGTTCGCCGTTGCCGTAAAGGATCATGTTGGCGGGATCGAAGTTGATGAACAGGTTGTCGCGCTGTACATCGCCGATGAACTGCAGCAGGCCGTCGGCTGACTCTTGTCCGGTCTCGAGATTCAACTGCTGATTGTTTTTGGCGATGTAATCGCAGACCTCGCGAGTGATGGCGATGATTTCCGCGTACAGCGGATCGTTTTTGTCGTGCGGCACGAAGCCAATGTGCATGCCGATGGTCTGGCAGCCGAGCAACTTAGCGAAATCGGCGATCTCTTTGGTTTCCTTGGTGCGCGCGACCCGCGTTTCCGGCGGCACGAGGCCGACCGTGCGCGAGACAGTCGGAATATCGGCGTAGCTTTCACCTTCAAAGCCGCAGAAGACGCACGTCAGCGTGATGTTGTACTCGGCGAGCTTCTTCAGAAAGGCATCGGCGGCGGCTTGCGTGCGGGTCGCTTCATGCGGCGCGTGAATCTGAATCGTTGGCACGCCCAAATCGCGCGCCACTTCCAATTTCACGCCGAGGCCAGCGTCGACGCTGGTGAAAACACCGAGAGGCCAGGGGGATGACATGGTGGGTTTCCTTGCTTTTGATTTGGAAAGTTCTTGGTGGGTTAATTGCAGATTGCAGATGTCAGATTGCAGATTAGGAGAAGAGAGAATTTCAAATTGCATTTTTCAATTTGCAATCTGCCATCCTCAATCTGCAATCAAGTCCTCACGCCCAGCCCCTTGGTTAGCAGCATGAATGCCGACTCCAAGTTCACCTCTTCCTCGCGGAAGAGTTTTATAGGATAGCCGCTGTGGACCAGCAATGTGGAGAGTTCGGTATAGTCCTTCACCCCTTCATTCAGGGTGACGACGAGTCGCGCGGGCTCTTGGTCGACGCTCGCGACGAGTGGATGTTTGCTCAGCAGATTGGCCGCCGTGGGCAGATCGCCGATGAGCTCGACGTGCAGCACGATGCGCGGGCGGACGCGTTGAATCGCCTCTTCGACCGTGCCGCTGAAACCCATCACGCCGCGGTCGATGATGCCGACCTTGTTACACATGTCGGCCAACTCGGGCAGAATGTGGCTGCTGACCATGATCGTTTTGCCCTGCTGGCCGAGGCGGCGGAGGACGGCTCGCATCTCGATGCGGGCTCGCGGATCAAGACCGCTCAGCGGCTCATCGAGCAGCAAAACTTGCGGTTCGTGCAGCAGCACGCGGGCCAGGCCGAGGCGCTGCGTTTGGCCGCGCGAGAGGGTGTTGGCGTAGGCATCGCGCTTGAAATCGAGATCGACCAGGTCGAGCTTGTCGTTGCAAACGCGGCGGCGCTCGGAACCAGAAATGCGATACGCGGCAGCGAAAAATTCGAGGTACTCGATCACCTTCATGTCGTCATACACGCCGAAGAAATCGGGCATGTAACCGACCAGGCGGCGAATCTCTTCCGGCTTGTTGAGGACCGAGTGGCCGCAGACATACGCTTCGCCCGACGACGGCTGGAGGAGCGTCGAGAGGATTTTCATCGTCGTCGTTTTGCCGGCGCCGTTGGGGCCGATAAAGCCGAATAGATCGCCGGCTTGCAGGTCCAGGTTGATGTCCTGAATCGCATACGCTTCGTCGTATTTTTTCGTCAGGGCGACGGTTTTGATCATGGCTGAGTTGCCGGAGCGGAATTGGAATTAGGCTGGGCGGCGGCGTCGCGCGGTTGCACGGGCAGAACAAAGCGATACCAGATCCACTGTTGCTGCTGCAGTTCACCGGCGGGCACGTCTTGCAGTTGCAGCGCTGCGGCTGGCACTTCGGCCCGACCGATGAGAATCGCCCGACTCAGCCGCAGGTGTTCGCTCAGATCGAGCTGCGGCTGATAGCGATGACTCATGCCGGTGTAGGTCGGGCCCTTCACGGCGTTGTGCAGCATCAGCATTTGCATGATCCGCGGCAGATCGGTGTCGTCCGATTTCCAGGGCGTCGATAGGTCTTTGGTATCGACGACGGTCCGCCGCGTGAGGCGCGATTCGAGATTGAGCGGTATGAGCGAGCTCGCTTTGATCTCTTGCTTTGGCTCCAGTTCGTCGATGCGATACAACCACTCGCCGCTGGTGACGTGGCATTCGGTGAGCTTCACCGGCAGCGGATTGACGATCGTTCCTTCGAGATGGCCGTACTGATTTGTCTCCAGTCGCGGCAGATCTTTGGCGATGTCGGTCTGGCTCCACCAACGGCCGGCGAGCGCTTTGGAACTGGCCGTGCGAATGGGCAAAGAATCGATAAGGGCCGTTTTTCCCGGCGGCGAAATTAAGTACGGATTCGTTGTATCGAGCGCGACCTGCGGCGAGGCGAGTCCCCCCAAACCACTGCCGGGAAGTCCCTGCCAATCAGCGACGCCGTCGATTTCCTTCCACGATTTATTCCGCTCGGCGACTTGCAACGACATTTGCCAGGTGCGGCCCTGCGGCGAATACAAGTGCGACCAGAGCGTGCCGCGGACGATGCCTTGTGCGGCGTCGATGTCCACCAGTTCGACCTGATTCACGCGCGTCGCAGTGCCGTGCGCGAGTTGACTCAGATACCAAGTTCCCGCGGCTACGCCGAGGCAAATGGCGGGGAACGTGAACCAGGTCACGGTCCGCGGCAGATTGAAATGTTGCAGGAAGAAAAAATCGACCGGGCCGATCAGCAGCAACAGCGCCACGGCCACCATCGCCACTGCGGTAAAGCTGACCACCGTCACGCCGGGAAAATGATCGAGCACGGCTCGCAACTGACCCGTCAGATCGTCGTAACCCAGGTGCGTGATCGAGCGGTTGCGTGCCGCCGCGAGGTTTTCCGGTTTGGGACTGCCGACTTGCAACAGCGGCATGAGAAACTTGGTGTGCCCCTTCCATTCGAGGAGCGTGGGATGGTCGAGCGCAATCGCGACGAATGTGACTTCGCCAAAACCGTAGGCCTGGCGATAAGCAAGGGGCGGGTTGCCGCCTCCTTGTTGCACTTCGACGCGGCCGGTGAGTTCCGCGAGCTTCACCACCTGCGGTCGCCGTTCAGCCGCTGTGATATTCGGAAACTCGGCTTCACCGGCTTCTTTCAATTGACCGGTCGCGCGCAACGGATCGAGCCCCGCGAATTTGCCGGGAATGAGTTTCGCCCACGGCAGATCGGGCTGCAGCAATTCGGGTGCGCGTTCGCCGATCGAGATCAACAGCTTGCCGCCGAGGCGAACCCACTGATGCAATGTTTCGAGTTGCTGCGCGCTGAGCTCTTCAAAAATGCTCTTCTCGCCGACGAAGAGGACGACGCGCTCGACTCCTTCATATCCCCACACGCGATCGGGCAATTCGCGAACATTCTCCACAGCACCGACAACGTAAGCGACCTCAAGGGGCCGTTTGACGAGACCGGCGGCCACGGCCACACCCGGCGCGGGGCCGATGGTGACGAGCAGCTCGCGCGTCGAGCGCTGCGGCTGCGGAACGTCGAGCCGAGTTGACCACTGCGGCGTTCCCTCGGTCGTCATCAGTTGCAGCTGCCACAGCGATCGCTCCGGCCCGGCTTTGCCGTACAGCCGCACGGTCTTCTTTTCGCCCGGCCCGAGTTCCAGCTGCTCGTCGAGCTCGGCGGGAAAAATCACCGGCACGCCGTCGCCGTCTTCGGTCAGCAAACTCAGTCGGCCACTCGCGCCGGCTGATCCGGCTTTGACTTCGACCAAAATCTGCGTCCAGTAACCGGCTTTGTAGACACCGCCAAAACCGACCGTGGCCGATTCGACCTGCAGCGGTTCTTGAGCCCCCGCTGGTTCCATTGCGAGGACTGCCGCGCAGCACCCCACCCACAGCATCAGCCAACGGCGGAAGTCGTACGCAACTGGGGGCATGCAGCCGAGGTAACAAGAGGAAAGTCGAAGGCCAAACGCGCAGATCGCAAGCCTTCCAGAATACCTCGCGACATCGACGCCGAGAATGGGCTGGCGAATTCAGCTACGAATGAGTCGCTGCAAACCGTTGCTTCACCGTATCGCGGCTCAGCACGATGATGGTGAAGACCCCCAAAGCCGTGCCGAACGGCGCGTGCATGAGCAGCAGACAGCCGTTGATAAAGCAAAATAGATGACAGCGGCCTGTGATCAAAAACCAGCCCGTGAGAAACAGGCAAACGATCTGCACCAAAAAGATCGCCAGCACAATCAAGCCGATGACGAACACAAAACCGCCGAACGCCGCCATGCCGGCGCTCGCTTCGGCGCTATCTTGAACGGCAGCGCCCCCGACAAAGGCCAGGCCAATGCCGAAGTAGACAAACGGCACGCAGGCGCCAAGCGACGCCAGGCCAGCCAGCACAAAATACAAAATGCCGAGCAGCTGCAGCTGTTCGCCGTCCTGACGCCATTGTTCGGCGATCATCTCGCGTGGGTCACGCGGCGGATAATAGGGCTGACCGCCGGTCGTCGGATACGACTCCGGATACTGCCCCGGTTTCGGCTCGGGTTTGAACTCTGGCTGATACGACATGCGCGCACTTTCTCCACCGGCCTATTCGCTGCGGCGAGTCGGGTCTTGGCGTGGTATCGTAATTCTACGAGAAAAACCGTTCCTCTCTATCGGCAACCGAAAACCATGCAACGCCGCGACTTTCTCCTCTCTACCGCCGCTACTTTGGCCGCGGCACAATCGTCACAGCTGTTCGCCCAGGACAAGGAAATCCCAGAAAAAGACAAGCCGAAGAAGCAGCCGCAGATCGTGCTGCGGTCTTCCTGGCAAACCGTGAACATCGGCGACATCGGCCACACGCCGGGCGTCCTCACGCTGCTGGAAAAATACTTTCCCGAAGCCGAAGTCCGCCTCTGGCCCAGCAGCATTGCCGATGGTGTGGAAGCGCTGCTGCTGAAGCGTTTTCCCACGCTCACGTTTGTCAAAACTCCCGCCGATGTGAAGCGCTGCTTCGACGAGTGCGACTTTTTGTTGCATGGCAGCGGCGCGTCGTTCGTCGCCCAAAAAGATGTTGCTCGCTGGCACACCGAAACCAAGAAGCCGTTCGGCATCTTCGGCATCACGCACAGCCCGGTCGTTAGCGACCAGGGAAAAGAACTACTGAACGCGGCGAAGTTTATTTACTTTCGCGACACCGTCTCGCTGGCCGCGGTGAAGAAAGCGGGCGTGACCGCGCCAGTGATGGAGTTCGGCCCCGATGGCGCGTTTGCCGTCGATCTGCGCAACGAAGCCGCAGCCGATAAGTTCCTCAAGGAGCACGAACTCGAGCGCGGCAAATTCATGTGCTGCATTCCACGCCTCCGCTGGACGCCGTATTGGCTGATCAAAAAGGATCGAGCCTTCGACGACAAGAAACACGCTCGCAATGAGGAGATGAAGGAGCACGACCACGCCGCTCTTCGCGATGCGATTACGACGCTCGTCCGCGAGACCGATATGAAGGTCCTCCTGTGCCCCGAAGACATGACTCACATGGCCGTCGGCAAGGAAATGATTTTCGACAAGCTGCCCGCCGAGGTGCAGAATCGCGTCGTTTGGCGCGAAAACTATTGGCTGACCGACGAAGCCCTCAGCACCTATCTGCGCAGCGCCGGCCTCTTCGGCAACGAGATGCACAGCCCCATCATGTGCATCGGCAACGGGGTGCCGGCCATCGTCTGCCGCTTCGACGAGCAAACCAGCAAAGGCCTGATGTGGCGCGACATCGGCCTCGGCGACTGGCTGTTCAACCACGACGAAGACGAAGCCCACAAAGGCCTCTCGGCCGCGGTTCTCGAGATCGCAAAGAACCCCGCCGCGGCCAAAGCGAAAGCTGAGAAAGCCGGGGCGCTGGTGAAAGAGAAACAGCGGGCGATGGTGGAGACGCTGAAGAAAGTCTTCTAGTCGAATTGTTCTTACTCCCCTCGCCCCGCCGCGGGGCGAGGGGTCGGGGGTGAGGGGTTGATGCGAGTTTGAAGTTAACTCCGTGTCAGAGTCGATTGGCAAACTGTAGATACGCTCGATGGCCGACTCGCTCTGCGGTTCACCCCTCACCCCCAGCCCCTCTCCCCGCGGCGGGGCGAGGGGAGCAAATGCAGTAGAGTGCCTGGATGAAACCAAATGATCCAACGAGCTATCGAACGGCGCTAGCGGCGATTGCGGTTGTTCTCGGCTTTGCCGCGCTCAACTTTGCGGCGCGGGATCTGTTTGGCCATCACATCCACGGCTCGGTGCGATTTTTTGTGGATTTCGGCGGGGCCAGTTTGTCGTGGCTTAGCCTTTTCCAACCGTCCATTTTGGGACTACCATTCGCCGGATTGTGGTGGGGAGTTCTGGCAGCGCAGATCTTTTGCGTGGCGCTGTACGTGGCTTGTAGCTGCCAAAGTCCTGGACCGAGGTTGCTCTGCGGTTGGCTGGCTGGCCTGGCGCTGTTTGGCGGTTGGCTCGCGGGGGTGATTCGGGAAGACACACTGCATTCACTTCCCGAAGAGCTATACTTCGCGAGGTTATCGCTCCGAATCTATGTCTTTGCCTTCATCGTCGTCCTGTGCACGATGACGTTTACGTTGTGGCTGTTAGCGACTCGTCTGAACTTGCGATTGCAGCGTCAAACGGCTGAGCAAGCCGCCGACGAAACCATTCGCGTGCGGTGGTCGATCCTCGACTTGTTGTGGTTTACGACCATCATCGGCGCCACCGTCGCAATCTGTCGCAACTTGCCGGTAACTTTTGATTCGCGCGATCGAATAGGAATTTCCTCGCACGATCAAGTTGTCCGCGCGGTGTTTGCGGTGATCGTGGCCTTTGTGGGATTGAACGTCGTGCTGCACCTTTTCATGCCAGCCAACTCGCGCCATACCACGCGGCGGCCGAGGAGTTTTGTCTGGTTGCTCGCGCTGCAGCTTCCCCTTTTCGGGCTCAGCCTGCTGATGCCCACCTGGGAAGATACGATGCTGATTGTGGCGCTGATTTTCGCTTTTAATTCGTTCGTTGCCACGATGACGCTGTTACTAATGTTGCTCCATGCGCTCGGGTGGCAGCTTACGCTCCAGCGCACGATTTGGCCTCTCCGTCGCGGCCTTCAAAAGGTAGAACCGCTCGCATGACGAATACCAATTTGGACGACCGTGTGGCTCAACTCGAAAAAATCGTCGCGACGCAGAGCGAGATGATTCTCAAGCTCGTGGAGATGGTGAATCACCTCGGAACGGAGTCGGCGGCGTTGGGCGAACGGCTTGAAAGGGTGCAGGTGGCAACGGGGGCGCAGCTGGAGAAGGTGGCCGGGATGCTGCAGCGTCTGGCGGGAGAATTTGGCGGCGAGGCGGAGGCGAATTGAATCGGTAGCCCTTGATTGCATGTGTTCAATTGTATATTATATGATTTGCAAAGCTGTGATCGCGACACCAACTTTCGAAAAGTTCTTCGAGAGGTGGTGCTAGGTCATTTCTTGGCGTGGTTGGCCGGTGGGGTGGTTGAAATCGTTGTCACTTGATTGGCAAGTCGTACGCTGGTTGTTATTAAGTGCTCAGCAGGCCGTTATAAAAGGGTTATAAAAGGTTATAGAGAGAGTGAGGTTATTTGTCGCAACTCGTAGATGACAAAGAGGATGCGATGAATTGAAAATGTGATAACCTGTTATATTTGGATCCCCTGAAGGCCGGGGAAATCGAAGTTCATGCGTGGAGTTCGTTGAGAGAATTGAAGGCAGCTGATGTGCGGCATTGCGGGAGGGATTTGGACTCGGCCGGAGCTCGCTATCGAGCCGGACACTCTTGCGCGCATGACAACGGCGATCCGCCATCGTGGGCCTGATGATCAGGGGCTGTATCAAGAGAGCTATCGCTTGCGCCCGCCGTACGAAGCCCAGCCAGGGATCGCGCTCGGGCATCGGCGGTTGTCGATCATCGACGTGGCGTGCGGGCATCAGCCGCTGGCGAATGAGAATGACACTGTCTGGACGGTGTTCAACGGTGAGATTTATAACTTCGCCGATCTGCGGCGGCGGCTCGAAGGGTCGGGGCATCGCTTTCGGACGAACAGCGACACCGAGACGATCGTCCATCTGTATGAGGACGAAGGGCCGGCCTGCTTCGAGCACATGGCGGGGATGTTTTCGATCGCCATTTGGGACAGCGTGCGGCGGCGTCTCGTTCTCGGTCGCGATCGACTCGGGAAGAAGCCGCTCGTCTATCGCGCGGAGCCCGGCCGGCTGATCTTTGCCAGTGAATTGAAGAGTCTGTTGCAAGTGCCCGGCGTGCCGCGCGACATCGATCACTCGGCCATCGATGAGTATCTGACCTATCAATACGTGCCGCATCCGAACACAATTTTCAAGGGCTTTAAAAAACTGACGCCGGGGCACTTTCTCGTCTGGCAGGATGATGAAGTCACGATCAAGCCGTACTGGCAGCCTGATTTTTCCTGCGAGCAGCTGACGACCGAGCGGCAAGCCGTCGAGCGCGTGCGCGAGCTCTTAACCGATGCGGTGAAGACTCGGCTGCAGAGCGAAGTGCCGCTCGGGGCGTTTCTTTCCGGCGGTGTCGATTCGTCGCTGATCGTCGCGCTGATGCAACAGCAGAGCAGCACGCCGGTGAAAACCTTCACCATCGGTTTTCCGGAGAAGGAATACGACGAGTCGGCCTATGCCGAACGCGTGGCGAAGCATTTGGGGACGGAGCATCAAACGCTGCGGGTCGATCCCGATGCGGTGAAGATCCTGCCGAAGCTCGCGTTTCATTACGACGAGCCGTTTGCCGATAGCAGCGCGGTGCCGACCTGGTATGTGTCGCAACTGACGCGCGAGCATGTAACCGTGGCGCTGAGTGGCGATGGCGGCGATGAACTCTTTGCGGGCTACTCGCGTTATCGCGCCGTTTCGCTTGGCGGTTGGTTCGATCGCTGGCCCATGTTCCGCAGTTTGTTTGGCGCGGGGCTGTGGCAGTTGCTGCCTGCATCAGGCCGGCAGAAATCGAAGGTGCGGCAGTTCAAGCGGTTCTCGAGCAGTTTGAATTTGCCCGCCGAGCGCCGTTATCTCGATTGGATTTCGATTTTCAACGAAGGCCGCCGCGGCGAACTTTATAACGAGGATTTTGTCTCTCACTTGCCGAACTGCGATCCGGCCGGCTTCCTGCTGAGTGCCTGGAAACGGACGAAAGGCCGCGATCCGATTTCGGCTGCTTCGCTGACCGATCTCGTGACATATTTGCCCTGCGACTTGATGACGAAAGTTGACATCGCCTCGATGGCGCATGGGCTCGAAGTGCGCGCGCCGTTTTTGGATCATCGACTGGTGGAATTCGCCGCGACGTTGCCGGTGAAGTTCAAATATCGGAAGCGGCGCGGCAAATATCTGCTGCAAAAAGCGTTCGGCCATTTGCTGCCGCGTGAAGTCTGGCAACGGCCGAAGATGGGCTTCGGTGTGCCTCTCGATCATTGGTTTCGGAACGAACTGAATCCGCTGTTGCGCGAAAGCTTGCTCGACGGCCAATGTGTGCAGCGGTGGTTCCGCCGCGAGGCTGTCGAGGAATTAATCAAGGCGCACGAAGCGCGGACGTTCGACCACAGTGCGCGGTTATGGGCGCTGCTGATGCTGGAGTTGTGGCTGAAGGAATGGGGGCAGGGAGCGCCGCGGGAGAGTGATGCCGTGCCGCAGTCTGTAGCGATGAAGTGAAATTTTGAATGTCGGAGTTTCTCTGCTACTCATTTTGATTTGCTTTTTTAGCCACCAGCTTTAGCTGGTGGTGCCTGATAGCGCGACGTTTCGGCTTTAGCCATTCTGCTGCCGTTTTTAAGAAATGGCTAAAGCCGGGGCATTTTCATTCGGCCACCACCAGCTAAAGCTGGTGGCTAAGAAATTCAGAAACAGGTAACAGGAGCAAGCAAGTGATTCGAATGGGCACGACTTCGGACAAGAGTGTCGGGCTTTCTGGGCGCTGCGAGACCTCTTCAGGTGGCAGGCAATTCCGACTAGAATCGACTTCTCTCCCGGGTAATCCCGCCAACGATCCAGGGTAATCCCGCCAACGAATCGGCATTCCGTTTGCAACTCCCTGCGTGCCAGCAACTGCAGCACTCAGGCGAAGGACCAGGACATGAAAAATATTCTCACCGTCATTCTTGCTGGCGGTAAGGGAACGCGTCTCGAACCACTCACCCGCGATCGGGCCAAGCCAGCCGTGCCGTTTGGCGGGCTGTATCGGATCATCGATTTCACGCTGTCGAATTGCATCAACAGCCACTTCCGCAAGGTGCTGCTCCTCACGCAATACAAGGCGATGAGTCTCGACCGGCACATCAACCTCGGTTGGCGTCACTATTTCAATCGCGAGATGGGCGAGTTCATCGATGTCGTGCCGCCGCAGCAGCGGATCGACGAGCAGTGGTACCAAGGGACTGCCGATGCCGTGTATCAAAATATCTATGTGCTCGAAAAAGAACGGCCTGAGTATGTGGTGATCCTCGCTGGCGATCACATTTACAAGATGAACTACGAGTCGATGGTGCGCTACCATCAGGAAATGAAAGCCGATCTGACGGTGGGCGTGCTGCGCGTCTCGCCGCAGGAAGGGACGCAGTTCGGCATTGTGCAGGTCGATACCGAAAACAAGATCATGGGCTTTCAGGAAAAGCCCGCCAATCCGCAGACGATCCCCGGCGACGACAAGCATTGCCTGGGCTCGATGGGCATTTACGTGTTCACGGCGCGGTTTCTGTTCGAGCAATTGTGCCGCGATGCGACCAAGGCCGGCAGCCGCCACGACTTCGGCCGCGACATCATTCCGTCGATCATCGACACGCACAAAGTCTACGCGTTTCCGTTCCGCGACGAGAACCGCAAGAGCGATGCCTATTGGCGCGATGTCGGTACGCTCGATGCCTACTACGAAGCCAACATGGATTTGATCTCGGTCGATCCGCTGCTAAACCTGTACGACGACACCTGGCCGATCCGGACTTTCCAGGCAAACATCCCGCCGCCGAAGTTCGTCTTCGGCAGCCGCGGCGAGCTCGATCGCTGCGGCCGGGCTGTCGATAGCACGGTCTGCCAAGGGACGATCATCTCGGGTGGTCTCGTCGAACGCTCGATCGTCGGCCCACTGTGCCGGGTGAACAGCTATTCGCACGTCGAAGACAGCATTCTCTTTGAAGGCGTCGACATCGGCCGTCATTCACGCGTGAAACGCTGCATCATCGACAAGGGCGTGAAGGTTCCCGCCGGCGTCGAAATCGGCTACGACCTCGACCTCGACCGCCGCCGCGGCTTCACCGTGAGCGAAGGTGGCGTCGTGGTGATTGCGAAGGACGATGGGCTGGAGCACATGCTGCAACAAGGGCGGTAGCTCAGATGGCTGGTCCTGCCGCCGCCGTCTTGGTCAACTTTGCTGGCCAGCGCTATGTGCCGAATTGGCGCGAGATCCTCGGGCGGTTTGCCAGCAGTTGGCACGAGCCGAATCTTTGCTATGTAAGTGACACGCAGCGGTTCGGCGGTGTCTATCTGGGCGAAGCTCGGCCGTTCGTTGGAAGCGTTGAGGAACTTGGGGAGTATGGTGATCCCGAGGCCCAACGAGAAGCCATTGCTGCCGTGAGCGGGCGTGCCTTTACTCATTCCATCGTGATCGCTGCGATGCGCAAGGATGCAGTTGATCACAGGATCCTATGCGAGCTTTGCATCGCAATTGCTGAAAGTCATGAGGGCTTGGTGGACCTTGGCCCTCTCACCGCACCCTTCGACGAACTGGGTTTGCAGCAGTGCATTTGGCAGGATGTTGACGCCGAATATACCACCGTTTTAGGAACAGTGGCCGCCGCTCGTCGTTGGCTTGCTCACGATAGCTTTTACATGGTGAAGTAGATTCGCTAATCGCATCAGCAGTCAACGAAAAAAGACCGATGAGCTGCAGCTCACCGGTCTTCTGTGTTTTGCGAG is drawn from Anatilimnocola floriformis and contains these coding sequences:
- a CDS encoding glyoxalase superfamily protein, whose amino-acid sequence is MSLTVTQTVPILRIFDIAKAREFYLDFLGFTVDWEHRFDGVSPIYMQISRAGLTLHLSEHHGDCCPGSTVFVRVTGLEEYHREIMAKGYGYLRPGIEKTFYGSMCLELIDPFGNRLRLDEALPKV
- a CDS encoding sugar phosphate isomerase/epimerase family protein → MSSPWPLGVFTSVDAGLGVKLEVARDLGVPTIQIHAPHEATRTQAAADAFLKKLAEYNITLTCVFCGFEGESYADIPTVSRTVGLVPPETRVARTKETKEIADFAKLLGCQTIGMHIGFVPHDKNDPLYAEIIAITREVCDYIAKNNQQLNLETGQESADGLLQFIGDVQRDNLFINFDPANMILYGNGEPIAALRKVGKYVRSVHCKDGKWAKNPGQEWGQEVALGQGDVGMENYLRTLQEIGYTGPLTIEREIPQDPVRQKAEIGGALELLAGLKKKILG
- a CDS encoding ABC transporter ATP-binding protein; the protein is MIKTVALTKKYDEAYAIQDINLDLQAGDLFGFIGPNGAGKTTTMKILSTLLQPSSGEAYVCGHSVLNKPEEIRRLVGYMPDFFGVYDDMKVIEYLEFFAAAYRISGSERRRVCNDKLDLVDLDFKRDAYANTLSRGQTQRLGLARVLLHEPQVLLLDEPLSGLDPRARIEMRAVLRRLGQQGKTIMVSSHILPELADMCNKVGIIDRGVMGFSGTVEEAIQRVRPRIVLHVELIGDLPTAANLLSKHPLVASVDQEPARLVVTLNEGVKDYTELSTLLVHSGYPIKLFREEEVNLESAFMLLTKGLGVRT
- a CDS encoding polysaccharide pyruvyl transferase family protein, which gives rise to MQRRDFLLSTAATLAAAQSSQLFAQDKEIPEKDKPKKQPQIVLRSSWQTVNIGDIGHTPGVLTLLEKYFPEAEVRLWPSSIADGVEALLLKRFPTLTFVKTPADVKRCFDECDFLLHGSGASFVAQKDVARWHTETKKPFGIFGITHSPVVSDQGKELLNAAKFIYFRDTVSLAAVKKAGVTAPVMEFGPDGAFAVDLRNEAAADKFLKEHELERGKFMCCIPRLRWTPYWLIKKDRAFDDKKHARNEEMKEHDHAALRDAITTLVRETDMKVLLCPEDMTHMAVGKEMIFDKLPAEVQNRVVWRENYWLTDEALSTYLRSAGLFGNEMHSPIMCIGNGVPAIVCRFDEQTSKGLMWRDIGLGDWLFNHDEDEAHKGLSAAVLEIAKNPAAAKAKAEKAGALVKEKQRAMVETLKKVF
- the asnB gene encoding asparagine synthase (glutamine-hydrolyzing); protein product: MCGIAGGIWTRPELAIEPDTLARMTTAIRHRGPDDQGLYQESYRLRPPYEAQPGIALGHRRLSIIDVACGHQPLANENDTVWTVFNGEIYNFADLRRRLEGSGHRFRTNSDTETIVHLYEDEGPACFEHMAGMFSIAIWDSVRRRLVLGRDRLGKKPLVYRAEPGRLIFASELKSLLQVPGVPRDIDHSAIDEYLTYQYVPHPNTIFKGFKKLTPGHFLVWQDDEVTIKPYWQPDFSCEQLTTERQAVERVRELLTDAVKTRLQSEVPLGAFLSGGVDSSLIVALMQQQSSTPVKTFTIGFPEKEYDESAYAERVAKHLGTEHQTLRVDPDAVKILPKLAFHYDEPFADSSAVPTWYVSQLTREHVTVALSGDGGDELFAGYSRYRAVSLGGWFDRWPMFRSLFGAGLWQLLPASGRQKSKVRQFKRFSSSLNLPAERRYLDWISIFNEGRRGELYNEDFVSHLPNCDPAGFLLSAWKRTKGRDPISAASLTDLVTYLPCDLMTKVDIASMAHGLEVRAPFLDHRLVEFAATLPVKFKYRKRRGKYLLQKAFGHLLPREVWQRPKMGFGVPLDHWFRNELNPLLRESLLDGQCVQRWFRREAVEELIKAHEARTFDHSARLWALLMLELWLKEWGQGAPRESDAVPQSVAMK
- the glgC gene encoding glucose-1-phosphate adenylyltransferase — translated: MRASNCSTQAKDQDMKNILTVILAGGKGTRLEPLTRDRAKPAVPFGGLYRIIDFTLSNCINSHFRKVLLLTQYKAMSLDRHINLGWRHYFNREMGEFIDVVPPQQRIDEQWYQGTADAVYQNIYVLEKERPEYVVILAGDHIYKMNYESMVRYHQEMKADLTVGVLRVSPQEGTQFGIVQVDTENKIMGFQEKPANPQTIPGDDKHCLGSMGIYVFTARFLFEQLCRDATKAGSRHDFGRDIIPSIIDTHKVYAFPFRDENRKSDAYWRDVGTLDAYYEANMDLISVDPLLNLYDDTWPIRTFQANIPPPKFVFGSRGELDRCGRAVDSTVCQGTIISGGLVERSIVGPLCRVNSYSHVEDSILFEGVDIGRHSRVKRCIIDKGVKVPAGVEIGYDLDLDRRRGFTVSEGGVVVIAKDDGLEHMLQQGR
- a CDS encoding DUF6368 family protein — protein: MAGPAAAVLVNFAGQRYVPNWREILGRFASSWHEPNLCYVSDTQRFGGVYLGEARPFVGSVEELGEYGDPEAQREAIAAVSGRAFTHSIVIAAMRKDAVDHRILCELCIAIAESHEGLVDLGPLTAPFDELGLQQCIWQDVDAEYTTVLGTVAAARRWLAHDSFYMVK